The genomic interval CCCCGCTGGGTGCCTCTGCCAACCGCCCCCTGCCCTGAGCCCAGTGCATGTCCTCGGCAGACGTACAACGTGGACCGGCAAGTCCCCGACAGTGCGGGGACAGCCACAGCCTACCTCTGCGGGGTGAAGGGCAACTACGAGATGGTGGGACTGAGTGCAGCCGCCCGCCACTCACAGTGCAACACCACGGCAGGCAACGAGGTGATCTCGGTGCTGGAGAGAGCCCGCAAAGCCGGTAACggggggtgcagggctggggggcaccCCGTGGAGACAAGGGGTGTCAtgccgggggctgccccccCATGAGCATCCCAGGGCTTGATGGTGGGGGACCCTGTGTCACCCTTCGTGGGGCCTGATGGGtttgggggtggcagggaaggCGGTGGGCATCGTGACGACGACACGGGTGCAGCACGCGTCACCCTCGGGGACCTACGCCCACGTGGCGAACCGCAGCTGGTACGCGGATGCCAGCATGCCTGCGGATGCCCTCCACCAGGGCTGCAAGGACATCGCCTGGCAGCTGGTCCACAACGTCGACATCAACGTGAGCGCCCGTGtatgggaggaggggagcaggggcagaCCCTCCTGGGCTCCCCCACTAACACTGCACTCATCTCATTCTCTCCAGGTGATCCTGGGGGGCGGTCGGAAATACATGACCCCCGTGGGGACACGAGACCCCGAATATCCCACCTACAACACGGAGAACGGGATGCGCGAGGACGGGAATAACCTCATCGACATGTGGCTGGAGGCACGGCCGGTGGGTGACATGGCAGGGGTGGTCCTCTGCCCTCCGCCCCTGGGCACGGGGCCGGGCACCTGCTAACACCCTGTGGGATTTGCCCACAGGGTGCCCGTTACGTCTGGAACAGGACAGAGATGCTGGCTGCCGCTGCCGACCCCAGTGTGAATTATTTGATGGGTAACAAATGTCCCATGTGCCGGGACCCGACAGCCACCGGGACGCATGCAGGCACTGAGGGTGTCCCCAATGTGTCCCCTCCAAGGTCTCTTTGAACCCGTGGACATGAAGTACAACCTGGTGCGTAACACCACCCTGGACCCGTCGCTCACCGAGATGATGGAGGCGGCCATCACCATCCTGAGCAGGAACCCCAATGGCTTCTACCTCTTCGTGGAAGTTAAGTTGGGGCCAGCGCCCCTGGGGTGGGCGAGAGGGGGGTCCCACATCCTGGGGTGGGGGATAAGAGTTGGGGGTGCTGCCGTCAGTCCCCAGCCCACCGCGGGCACCCTTCTGCAGGTGGCAGGATTGACCACGGCCACCACGACGGTGCAGCCCATAAGGCACTGACAGAGGCGGTGGAATTCGACCGGGCCATTGAGCGGGCAGGCACCCTGACAGATGAGGCACAGACCCTCACCGTCGTCACCGCCGACCACTCGCACGTCTTCTCCTTCGGTGGCTACACACTGCGCGGCTCCTCCATCTTCGGTAGGGCTCTGCCCGGCTGCCAAGAGTGGGGCATGGCCCTGTGCTGTGCACTGCCAGCTCCAGGGCACCCTGGCTGCGGCCAGAGGGGTGATACGGGGATTTCTTGGCTGATCTCCCCCTCCATCACCCCCTCTAGGTCTGGCCCCCAGAAAAGCCACTGACAAGAAGAACTACACATCCATCCTCTATGGGAATGGGCCGGGCTACCCGGGCACCAGCCGGAAAGATGTGGACagtgacacagctggtgagggcGCAGGGACCATGGCCgggtggtgggatggggctggaggCCACCGCTGCCCCCCTcacccccttctcccccctccccagggcagtACAACTACTTGCAGCAGGCGCCGTGCCCCTTGAATCGGAGACCCACGGTGGCGAGGACGTGGCCATCCTAGCCAAGGGCCCCATGGCCCACcttttccatggggtgcaggaGCAGACCTACGTGGCCCACGTCATGGCCTACGCCGCCTGCCTCGAGCCCTACACTGCCTGCCGCCAGCGGGGCTCTGCTCCTGGTGCCCATGCCACCCccctggccctgctcctgcccaccctcctcctgcccctcttccaCTGACCCCACGGCCCCGGGGCACCCCACNNNNNNNNNNNNNNNNNNNNNNNNNNNNNNNNNNNNNNNNNNNNNNNNNNNNNNNNNNNNNNNNNNNNNNNNNNNNNNNNNNNNNNNNNNNNNNNNNNNNNNNNNNNNNNNNNNNNNNNNNNNNNNNNNNNNNNNNNNNNNNNNNNNNNNNNNNNNNNNNNNNNNNNNNNNNNNNNNNNNNNNNNNNNNNNNNNNNNNNNNNNNNNNNNNNNNNNNNNNNNNNNNNNNNNNNNNNNNNNNNNNNNNNNNNNNNNNNNNNNNNNNNNNNNNNNNNNNNNNNNNNNNNNNNNNNNNNNNNNNNNNNNNNNNNNNNNNNNNNNNNNNNNNNNNNNNNNNNNNNNNNNNNNNNNNNNNNNNNNNNNNNNNNNNNNNNNNNNNNNNNNNNNNNNNNNNNNNNNNNNNNNNNNNNNNNNNNNNNNNNNNNNNNNNNNNNNNNNNNNNNNNNNNNNNNNNNNNNNNNNNNNNNNNNNNNNNNNNNNNNNNNNNNNNNNNNNNNNNNNGTAATCGTTTAGAGAAGGCACTGGGAAGGCACAGGAGTCCTGCCCCAGGGACATTAGGGCTTCAGACTGGGGTCCCTTACTGGGGGCACTGAGGTTCCTAACTAGGTTCCCATCCTGTGGGTACAGCTGGAGCCCTGGGGGCCCAAGCCCCAGACTGGAGGGGTCAGGAGGGGACACATAGCACTGGGACCCCAGCCTGGGGGAGAACTGAGAGCACAACGAGAGAGCACTGGGACTCCAGACTGGGGGGCTCGGGAGAGGGCACTGAGGCCCCAGACTGGAAGCACTGAGGGGAGCACTGGGACTCCAGAGAGGGAGGCTCAGGAGAGGGCACTGGGAGGACACTGGGGACCCAGACTGGGGGAGCTTGGTTTTAGCATTGGGATGTCAGACTGGGAGGCTGTGGGGGAGCACCAGGAGGGCAAAGGGAGGACATCGGGGCTCCAGACTGGGGGGCTCGGGGTGAGCACAGGGCCCCTGGACACGGGGAGCTCTGGACACGGGGGGCCTCGGGAGGATGCAGGGCCCCAGGATGACACGGGGCTTGGACTGGGGGTaccaggcagggctggtgaGTCTCGGGGGCCCTGGCCGCGGCCGGGAGGGGGTGGCGGGGGCgccccggggggcggcggcACTCACCGAGGCGCAGGAAGAGGACGACGCTGAACATGGAGAGCAGCGTGGGCACCACGACGCCCAGGAAGGTGGGCAGCttgcggggggcggcggcggcgacggcggcggcccggccgcGCTCCCGACCCCGCTCCTCCTCGGCCGAGCCGCCGCACAGGCGGTACGTGAGCAGCGCGCTCCGCTCCGAGCTCGCCATGGCCCGGCACAGCCccggcgcccgccgcccccaAACCGCgcccggtcccggccccggccccggcccccgcccccgccggccccgcccgccgaCCCGGGCCCGACCCGCCGTGCCCCGCCCACAGCCCCGCCCTTCCCAGCTGACCACGCCCACGAACCGGCGGATATGCCACGCCCCCGGATCCGCCCCGCCGGATAGGCCACGCCCCTATCCTTGGGTAGGCCCCGCCCTGGGCCAGCCCAATCATATAGGTCCCGCCCCATCTTGCTGGTTAGCCCCGCCCCCTTGTTGGCTCCGCCCCTTTGTtgccctgcccacagccccccaCCCTTATCACGGCCTCCGGCCCCAAATGTACACCCATCGTGGCCCCTCCCGCcgcttcccccagccccagagGTCTCCCACCCCAACACCCCCATAGtgacccccccagccccagcggcACCCCACACCCCGAATCCCCCAAGCCCCGGCCCTCGCGGGGTCTCCCCACTCCTGGTACCCGGCACTGACACCACCCCCCTCTCGAACTCGCCCCATTCCTCCCGGCACCCCAAAACCGGCCCCCGCGCCCCTGCATCGCCACACGCCCCCTGCCCCCGACCCCCAGCGGCCAGCATCCCGACCCCGGCACCCCCAagccgcccccgcgccccgggcACCCCCACGGACCTCGGTACTGCCCCGCCCCCCCATGCCCGCTCCCTGCGCCCCCCGCCGGTCCCGGCCGGGCTCCGCTGCCCGCGCCAATTACCGGACAATCGGGGCCCCCGGGGGCGgccgcccgccctccctccgtccctcgctccctccccgccgccggggctgggATCTGCCCGGGCCCCGGGGTCCcactgccgccgccgccgcccggggcggCCGAGCGCCTCGCCAATTAGGTTAATGGGGTTGGCACCGGCAccggggccgggagggggggcACGGTGGGGCCGGGGGCGAACCCCACGCCGGCCTTGAGTACCCGCGTGGGCGCCGGCTGCGGTCAGCCGAGCGGTTGACCCCCACGGCGCGAGGCCGTGTCACGAGTGGGGGGATCCATGCGGGGACACCGGGGCGGAGCGCGGGACCGCTCCCCGGAGTGCGATGCCGCTCTCCCCCCACCACCCGTCCCCGCTGTCCCCCGTGGGGCGGAGGCGCAGCGTCCCCCCGCGGTGTCCCCGCGGCCGAGGTGggagcccggcggggccggggcttTCATCTGCGGCGGGCCTGTCGCCGTGCCAGCCGCGGGCAGCTCCGCGCCTTTGATGTGCCACTGAAGCGGCATTGTCCGCGCCCCGCTGGCACCatcggggccggggggggccgaGGGGGAGCGCGGCacggccggggctgcgggcacGGAGGCGCCCCTGCCCCTAATGGGGACGGGGGTGGCGGCACGGGCACCCCTCCGGCCCCTaaatggggatggggacacgGGCACCTCCTGCACCTAATGGAGACGGGGGGGGGCGTGGGCACCCCTCGAGGAGGAGAGAGACGGGCGCCTGGGCACCCCCTGTCCCCCAATGGATGTGGGGACacgggcagcccctgcccctaACAAGGACAGAGGTCTGGACACGGGGACCCACCCCTGCTCCCTAacagggatggagatgggggCACGGGTACCCGCCGCACCCCAAAGAAGTGATGGGGATGTGGCCGCACCCTGCCCCGCCAAAGGAGCTGAGGTCGGGCCCATGGGCACAGCAGAGTGGCTACTGCGAGCAGGAGGGCGACGTGGGCACCCCAAAAGTGTGAGGCCAACGACAAGCCGAGCTGCAGGCACGGGGGGGGGGACCCTCTCCGGCTGGGCGGGCGAGTGTAGCCCCCCCATCCCTGGGGCCAAAGCTGCCCCCCAAACCCGGGCACGCTGCCCGctcgctgcctgctgctgctgaacagcaaGAAAGGCAACCGGTGTCCCGGCCCCACCTGCCCCCCCCGGCATCCCTCCGGggcgcttccccccccccccgtcctgCACCTCAGGCGAGGGACGGCCTTAGTGTGGAcagggggtgctgggggggcaCCGGGTGGGGGGGTCCCCGGGGGCAGCCGGTGCTCAGCACGGGGGGTGCAGTGCCCCTGCACGGGGCGGCCCGTTCAGCCAGGGTTGGGCTGGCACAGAGAGAGGGACCCCCCCTCCTCCGCCCCATGCTCCCCCAGACCCCCgccactccccccccccgcaatgTCCGCCCGGCCGCTCCCGGCCCGCTGCCCGCCTTTGAAGCCCCCGGCAGGTCTCCCACGCCCGGCCCgggccccccgcgccccgcagCCGCCGGTGCGTTCCCACCCGCCCGCTGTCgtcgtccccgtcccccccgccccccccgcgccccccgcccgggGCCCGCAGGAGGGACGGTGGCGCGGCCGGGGCTTGGCGTGAAAATGATCAAGGGCCGCGGGCAGCGCCGGAGCTCAGCGCCCGTCTGATGCTGCCCGCCCGGAGGCCCCGTCGAACAAAGGCGGCATTGAGGCCCCGgctgcgccccccccccgcgccccccgcccgaGCTGGCATCTTGGCGCGACATTAATGAACTCGCCTGTTTGTGCTCCCCCggcccctctctcctcccaccgCCCGGGGGGCACCGTATATATCCATCCCTCCTCTCCCGCCTCGGACATTTCGGGGGctcccccctcctgccccctttTGCCCGCCCGAGGATGGAGCGAGGAGGGAAGAGGATGTGGGGTGCTCTCCTCGGGGTCTGCCTGGtcccccctgtgctgctgctgctgctgccgctgctgcagcTGGCGGGGGGGCCCCCGTGGGCCAGGGGCTCTACCCCATGCCGGCCGGTGTCTTGCAAGGTCAGTGGGGCATGGGGACGGGGGCATCTTTGTGGGAGGATCTGGCTGCAGATGGGGCGGCTGTAGGAGCCGGGACTCCTGGGTGCACTCTCAGGAAGGGGGGGAAGCACAAGCAGGATGCCTGGGTCACTGGCAAAGCCCCCCAGCCTCCAGGGCGTGCCCACGCTGCCTGGACTGAGTGGCAAGTGCTGCCCGCGGCACTAGGGGACACAGGGGTTGCAGGGAGCGGTGTGGTTCATGTCCTGCGGCCGccagctctccctcctgccccaggtACCTGTGCCAGCCCCGGGGGACCCTCTGCCAGGGCATGGCCAGCAGGAGGGCAGCTGTGGGTGGGTACAGGTGGGCACAGGTACGGGCACACGTGGGGATGCACATACAGGGCATGCACAGGAATGCACACACGTGGGCACATGCAGGGACATGCAGACACAGGCACGCAGACCCTGGCACATGCAGGTGAGCACCCAGGGTGTGGGCACAGGTGTGCACAGAGGTGCATGCACATGGACACACATGGGCACACGGGGGCACACCTGCCCAGGCTCACACCCGGCTCCGTGCCTATGTTTGCACACGTGTGTTCACAGGGTCTCCACGTGCAGCAGGCACAGACAGGCCTGGGCAAACACCCTCCCCACACCATGTGCCCATGTGCCAACCCCACCAGGGAGGTGACAGTCATGCCTGTCACCCTAGGCAATGCCAATAGGTGACAAGTCGTGCCCAGCCTGACTCCCCACCATGGAGATATCGGGGCATGGGCACCAGGTGGGCTGGGGCACCCcgtggctgggggggggggggcagtagTGGGGGCACTGGGGGTCTGAGCGCCCTGCGTGTGTCCGGCAGCACTGTCGAGCCGGGGGACGCTGGTGCTGGAGGCGGCACTGAGGAGTGCGCTGCTGGCACTGGAGCGGGCgctggctgagcagcagcagcagcggggcgCCTGCGGGCTCTGTGCCCCCTGCCTCTTCCCCCCTGCGCCAACCTCACCCACCACTGCCCACGTGAGTCACGGTTCCCCAGCCCCCATGGCCCCCATCCCAGGAGACCCTACCCAAACAGAGCCCAGGGTCCCCACTCAAACGCTGCCCAGGGTCCCTATCCAAATACCACCCCATGCCCAGGAGACCCTACCCAAACACGGACCCATGCCTGGAGACCCTACCCAAATATTGCTTTGGGACCCTACCAAAGCACCACCCCATCCCCTAGAAACCCTAGCAAAATGACACCCCAAAACCCTACCCAAACAGTACCCTCTCCCCTATAGGCTTTACCCTATAGGCTTTACCAAAACAGCGCCCAGACTCCCAAAACATATCCCTAACTGCTAGAGACCCTACCAAAACACCACCCAGAGATCCTACCCAAGCAGTTCCCCATCCTCTCTAGATCCTACCCAAATCACCTAGAGCAGTTCCCCATCCTCTCTAGATCCTACTCATCGCCTGGAGCCCTACCCAAAACATTGCTCAATCCCTTGTCTCCTTCCCAGAGATCCCCCCCAAAACATATCCGAGCACCCAGGAGACCCTACCAAAACATGCCAGCACCGCAGCCCCATCATGcccccttcccacccaccccAAAGCGGATCCCGGGGTGGCCTGGGCAAAGGTGGGCAAGGGAGGACATGGGGatgcccacagccctgctgtcctTGCAGCGCCGGCTGTGCCCCCCACCATGCCCCCCAGCTGCCAGGCCCTGCTGGATGCCCAGGCGCTGCCCGAGCTGCCCCAGCGCAACTGGGCACTGAGCCAGGCCTGTGCCCCCTACCAGCACCTGTGCCCACCCGAGGGGGCCCAGCACGCCTGCGCCCCGCTCAGCGCCCAGCTCTGCCGCCACCGCCTCCAGGAGTGCCGTGAGTGGGCACCCGCATCGCCCCTGGCTCCTCCTAGAGCGGGGAGACCCTACAATAACAAACGGGGCATCACCAAGGGATGCCCGGGATTGCCTGGAGGGGATATGGGGCattgggggtggcaggggatgctgaggtggggtggggagacCGGGGAGGTGGGGGTACGGTAGGGTGATGGGGTATctctggtgggatgggagaTTGAGGGATCTGGGGTGGGCTGTGGAGATTTGGAGGGTGGAGGCATTGGGACCGATGGAGCAGATTGGGGGGGGACGGGGCGTTAAGGGGTGATGGAGAATCTGGGATGGGAGAGGGGAGCGTGGGGGAACAGGGCAAGAGGGGTGACGGAGAGACTGGGGACACTGAGGCATTGGGGGTGACAAGGACACTTGGAGTGGGACAGAGGTCCTCGTTCAGGATGATGGGGATCTGGGGGGCACTGAGAGGAGCCGGGGGGAATTGGAGACAGTAGGGACATGGTGGTGACATCGGGGGGAGTGCCCTCACATGCCATGACAGCCTGTCCCTGCAGGGAtggcagctgcagccctgggtCCCGATGTGCCAGCGGAGGCGGCGATGCCAGGTGAGCCAGGGCGGCCCTGAAGtgcccacccccccccacccccccccccccccccacgctgGCGGGCGCCCCCAGCCCCCGGCTGCCTGCTGGGCCGGGGGCAGAGGTTAGCGTCGGCAGCTGCCGGGCCGCAGGGtgcccccggcccgccgcccgctTGCCTCTGTGAGCACAATGAAGCTTGACAGCGCGCCCGGTGCGGCCTGACCCCCCCGGGGGTTGCCTGCCACCCCCTCCACCCGCCACGGCCATCCCGGCACTGCCGTACCCGTCCACCCCATGTCCACCCGGGATAGGGGGTGTCCTGGCAGCGGGGCtgcgggacccccccccccctcaccccggCTTTGTCCCCCAGGGAGCTGCGGGTACCGTGGGGGCCCCCAAGCGAACGCCACGGCCCTCCGAGGACGGATCATGGGCGGCAGCGTGGCCCCGCGGGGGGCCTGGCCCTGGCTGGTGTCGGTGCGGCTCCATGGGGAGCTGGTGTGCGGAGGGGTGCTGGTGGGGCACTCCTGGGTCCTCACCGCGGCCCACTGCTTTGCTGGGTATGGCAATGTAGGGGTGATGTCCCTGCAAAGGGGGGCATGGGGTGGCACCCCTGTCACCCCTGTAACTAGCTGCCCCCAACCTGCCAGGAACCGGAACGAGCTGGCGTGGACGGTGGTGGTGGGCGACCATGAGCTGGGCAAGCCGGGCACAGGCAAGCAGGCAGTGCCCGTCCGGCGCATCCTGCCTCaccccaaggtcagtggagGTGGGCACCCCCCCTGACCTCCCTGTGCATGCCCCAGGGCCCCCCACTGACACCCCCCCACATCTCCTTCCAGTTTAACCCCAAGACATTTCACGGGGACCTGGcgctgctggagctggcagtGCCGCTGGCCCCGTCGCCCACCGTCAGCCCCGTGTGCCTTCCCAGCGGCCCCACGGAGCCCAGCCCCGGCACTACCTGCTACATTGCGGGCTGGGGCTCCCTCTACGAAGGTAGGTGCCACCTCAACACCCGTGGGATCTATGGAGCATCCCCCTCGGTGCCCTCTCCAGTGTCCCGTGCCAATGCACCAAGGGGGGTGCAAAAGAGAGGGGGGTGCCCGGGCATGGGGGACCCTATAACGGATGCCTTGCCCTGCAGAGGGGCCGGTGGCCGACGTGGTGATGGAGGCGCGGGTGCCCCTGCTCAGCCAGGAGACATGCCGGGGCGCCCTGGGCAGGGACCTGCTCACCAGCACCATGTTCTGTGCCGGGTACTTGTCCGGGGGCATCGACTCCTGCCAGGTaatgcccagggctggggggctgccAGACCCCAAAACTCAAAAATCTCTCGTGGCACGTGGTGCTGGGCATGCACTGCAGCCCGGCAGTGAGGTCGGGGTCCCACCTCAGACTGACGTGTAGGCATCCCCCCCAGGGTGACTCGGGGGGCCCACTGGCATGCCAGGACCCCTCCTCGCACCGCTTCGTCCTCTATGGCATCACCTCATGGGGCGACGGCTGCGGTGAGCGAGGCAAACCGGGTGTCTACACCCGCGTCACTGCCTTCGTGGACTGGCTCAGCCTCCAGATGGACTGTGAGTGCCACCGGCCGTGCTGGGGGGGACGGAGGTGGCTCTGGGTGCCCGGGATGCTGCAGGGATACATTGTCCCAGGATGGGGCTCAGCACCTCATGGCAGCCCCGGTGCCCTCGCAGCTGCCCCCGGCAGCCGGGAACCGAGCTGCTTTGACCTGCTGGCGCTGGCCCAGCTGCCCCCCGAGCAGCAGCTGCCCGAGCGCGCCCGCCTCTGCGCCTTCTACGCTGGGTCCTGCCGGGCCCCCCAGGGCCGGGCCGCCTGTGTCCACCTGGCCGAGGAGACCTGCCGCAC from Gymnogyps californianus isolate 813 chromosome 10, ASM1813914v2, whole genome shotgun sequence carries:
- the LOC127020017 gene encoding LOW QUALITY PROTEIN: intestinal-type alkaline phosphatase-like (The sequence of the model RefSeq protein was modified relative to this genomic sequence to represent the inferred CDS: inserted 1 base in 1 codon), with the protein product MQLLAPLTLCLGLWAGLSTAVIPAEEEKPSFWNKQAAAAIEASLKIQPRISQAKNLILFLGDGFGIPTITATRILKGQQQGKLGPETPLALDAFPYVALSKTYNVDRQVPDSAGTATAYLCGVKGNYEMVGLSAAARHSQCNTTAGNEVISVLERARKAGKAVGIVTTTRVQHASPSGTYAHVANRSWYADASMPADALHQGCKDIAWQLVHNVDINVILGGGRKYMTPVGTRDPEYPTYNTENGMREDGNNLIDMWLEARPGARYVWNRTEMLAAAADPSVNYLMGLFEPVDMKYNLVRNTTLDPSLTEMMEAAITILSRNPNGFYLFVEGGRIDHGHHDGAAHKALTEAVEFDRAIERAGTLTDEAQTLTVVTADHSHVFSFGGYTLRGSSIFGLAPRKATDKKNYTSILYGNGPGYPGTSRKDVDSDTAGQYNYLQQXAVPLESETHGGEDVAILAKGPMAHLFHGVQEQTYVAHVMAYAACLEPYTACRQRGSAPGAHATPLALLLPTLLLPLFH
- the PRSS56 gene encoding LOW QUALITY PROTEIN: serine protease 56 (The sequence of the model RefSeq protein was modified relative to this genomic sequence to represent the inferred CDS: inserted 2 bases in 2 codons), producing the protein MERGGKRMWGALLGVCLVPPVLLLLLPLLQLXGGAPVGQGLYPMPAGVLQALSSRGTLVLEAALRSALLALERALAEQQQQRGACGLCAPCLXPPCANLTHHCPPPAVPPTMPPSCQALLDAQALPELPQRNWALSQACAPYQHLCPPEGAQHACAPLSAQLCRHRLQECRMAAAALGPDVPAEAAMPGSCGYRGGPQANATALRGRIMGGSVAPRGAWPWLVSVRLHGELVCGGVLVGHSWVLTAAHCFAGNRNELAWTVVVGDHELGKPGTGKQAVPVRRILPHPKFNPKTFHGDLALLELAVPLAPSPTVSPVCLPSGPTEPSPGTTCYIAGWGSLYEEGPVADVVMEARVPLLSQETCRGALGRDLLTSTMFCAGYLSGGIDSCQGDSGGPLACQDPSSHRFVLYGITSWGDGCGERGKPGVYTRVTAFVDWLSLQMDSAPGSREPSCFDLLALAQLPPEQQLPERARLCAFYAGSCRAPQGRAACVHLAEETCRTRTRRCELHSYAQTLVDLLRRAGDFIRNQFDFSFLTRALPQLLGKIYGHLFPPRIRRDAPGPAVAGGQPSPPAEGPWRPPTRRGAGQPPPFAGLFRAVGPRLQDWVEALRAMEGSGPPAPTPDRGQLPRETWLFLQGEEVVEELVGQGRAFLAQLRAELDLGTPLEATEPRQAPGELAGTPTPSREPGSVPREKRELVPTELPGVEEEEEEEAGTGRACPGLNESAVRVGAVRELYAWVLRVPEPDLAMTFQEILVDLGSKNAKGLYRAQVRAMVGGRPTAFTGLVGLDSDSLARSMPGLVALALEALKT